Below is a genomic region from Coleofasciculaceae cyanobacterium.
TTGTCAGTTTCTAGAATGATGCGAATTTCTTCTGTTGGATGAAGTAGCGATCGCATGTGTCGCTCTATTTTTAAAAACCCTCTCGCACTCAGCCAGGTATTTAGCTCTATACAGAGCTGCTGACTTACCCAATCCAAATTATTCTGAGAAACATTGGTAATCCCCACCTCATCAATCTCTAAAAGATCGTCTTCTTCAACAGCTAACACAGCAGAACGTAGCGACCGAGAACTACACAGACAGCGGTAGATTGACTGCCAAGTCTGAGATAGTTCAATTAGTCTGGGGGCAGGTGGTAAACTACCTATAGACTGCTCTGGTAAGCTACTTCCTGCTGTCCAGAGCCGAACAGTTACTTGAGGAAACCCAGTCAAAAGGTCACCGCTTCCTAGATTTAAGATGACTAGTGTACTCATCAGGTAATTTTCTAAATATAGAAACCATTTAATTTAATAGCCTAGCATTTCTGTCAATGCTCGGACTTTACTTTGCTCATATTTATGCTCATGTTTATATTTGTGTTCTATTGTAGATATATACTCTGAGGTTTTATTAAAAAACGACGATAACTAGTCGCGATCGCTCTTTGGCAAACTGTTCGCTCTCTAGGTAGATAGCCCGATTGAGAAGTGCTAAAAGACTTATAACCAAATTCTTGTTCGGTTATTTTTTTAGTTCAAAAGCGCGATCACGACAACATTTACTATTGTTTAGTTGTTGCTGAGTGCCTTCCCATTCAGAGGGTGTTTTAACTAGTTCTGAATTTGTTTCCTCATAGAGCAATTTGGCGATCGCGGTTGCGAAGCAAGTTCGAACAAAGTCTCTAGCCGCATGTACTCAGCTAGCGGTCGGCATCACACCATTCTTGCTCACTGTATTATGGGAATGCACTCAAATCATGCCTTAGTTCAGCAATGTCTAATAATTTTTGAAAGCCTATGTTTTCTAAGAGTTGGCAATTTTCGGTGAGGTTGTTGGATTGAAAAAGTGCATAAGTTAAAACTGCTGATATCTATAAAAGATTTAGAAAGGCACATTAACATTTTTAACTGTTATGAACATCGAAACAATTCTCAACTATTGCCAACTAGCTAACCAAGGCGAATCCAAAAAAGTAACTATCCTGGGAGCAGGAATAGCAGGTTTAGTAGCAGCCTACGAACTAGAAAAGTTAGGTCATCAGGTTGAAATTTTTGAAGGAAGTTCTCGTATTGGTGGTCGAATTTGGACGCATAGATTTGGAGATGAGCCTGATGCTCCCTACGGAGAACTCGGTGCAATGCGTATTCCCAAAGAACATCAACACACTCTACATTACGTTCGCGAAATGGGATTAGAAGATAAACTCAGCAAGTTTACTACAATCTTCGAGGAACAAAATGCTTTGATGAATATTCAAAACCAAGTTTTTCGGATGAAAGATGCTCCTCGTATTTTTGCCGAACGCTATCAAACAAGTCTGTTTGCCAAAGACTACAGCGAGAAAACTTGTTTGTTTGCAGCCTGGCTAAAAACTATTGTTGATGCGATCGCTCCTGGAGATCTGCGTGCTAGTTTCGATCAAGACTTGGAATCTCACTTGATGGACGATTTAGAAAAGCTAGATTTAGAACCATTCGTTAATGAAAATGGCGACAAAATCGACCTTAGAAGCTTTATCAAAGCCAATCCCAGTTTTCGCGCAGCTTGCAGTAAAGACCTTGATATGTTTTTGTCAGATATTTCGGTAGAGACTAGCCAAGACTTGTTGCAATTAGAAGGCGGTATGGATCAACTAATTCATCGTTTAGTAGCAGCAATAAAAGCTCCTATTAAATACAACCGAAAAGTCGTAGCTTTAGATGTTAAAGAAAATTCTGTAAAAGTTTCTTGGACGGAAAACGGAAAAGTAAAAACTCGCAACTGTGACAATGTTGTGTGTACTATTCCCTTCTCGATCCTCAAAAAAATCAAGTTGAGTGGATTTGACGAGCAAAAACTAGCGTCGATTGGCAATACCGTTTACTGCCCCGCAACTAAGGTAGCATTTCACTGTGCCGAGTCATTTTGGGAAAAAGAAGGCATCAAAGGCGGTGCATCCTTCACTGGTGAAGGTATTCGTCAAACCTATTATCCTTCGGTGAAGTTCAATCCCAGTCAAGGCAGCGCGTTATTGGCTAGCTACACTATTGGCGATGACGCGGTACGTTTGGGCAATATGTTAGAGAAACAACGCTACTCTTATGTTCAAGATGTTGTTAGTCAGATTCATCCAGAGATCAACACTTCTGGTATGGTTGTTGACGGAGCGACTATGGCATGGGGTAACTATGAATGGGGTGGCGGTGGCTGTACTGTTCCTTGGGGTGGCGATAATTCTAATGGATTTGATCGCGAACTCAATTATTTAGAAGCTGCTAGACCTCAAAATCAACTCTTTTTTGCAGGGGAACATTGTTCTAAATATCACGCTTGGATTCAGGGTTCGATTGAGTCTGCACTCGAAGCTGTTTACGAACTTGTTGCTCATCAGCCCGTAGTACAGATCAAAAACACAACATTGATACCTCTAGAGTGTGAAGTTGCTTGTAATGTACCTTTGGCAGCGTAAGTAACCTATTATAACCTATATTGAGAGCATAATGCGCGAGGTTTCTTCAACAATGCTAAGTACTCGAACTCGAAGGGCTAAAACGGCTTGGCGGTAGGTCGAGCAATAATTAACTGACAACCAAGTAATAAGGGTTTGAACCTCTATACAAATTTACGTTACCTAAAAAAATATCTGAGTTTTTCCCCTGGTACTGAGAAAAAATAATAGGTAAAAGGTAACTGGGAGTATCCGAATATAACTCGGTAGTAAATATACAAATAATTTTTTTTGACTCTACAACTAACGCGATTTTTATTTTTAATAACCGATCAATACCATGAGTATATTCACTTTTCCTCGTCTGCATTTTCAAGGATTTGCTCGCATTCACGCTCCTACAGGACATAAAAATGGTTTAGTAGACCTCAGTAATAATAATGTTTACCAAGATGGTAAGCCCTTCGACCTGCACCGCCCGATATCTGAATACCATCAATATCTCCAGCAAAAAGGACCTCAGTTTAACGCTCAAGGGCAGTGGGACGAGGCAGGAGCATTTAGTATGGCAAAGGGCTGGGACTTTGAGGGCAACGGGCATTTTGCGATTGAAGCTCAAATTGTTAGCATCCAAAGAGAACGAGGAAAGATAGATCGCCACGACCCCGTAGTCGGACGCAGCGTGGATATGTGGGGACACCACAACGAATATTTGGGAACTACTGTAAATCGGGCGAGGATCTTTGATTGCGATCCAGCTTCTAACTGGACGACAACGATTATGGTCGGTCAGCTAACCTTTGGCAGAAAAGGTAGTTCTCAAGAAGTGCCAAATATGCTTTCTGCTCCCGTTGAGGGTCTACAACCCGCCCGCTGGCAAAATTTTGACTATATTCAAGAATTGCCCGAACACTGCCTCAATAGTGAGTTTAAGCGGGCGAGCGTTCATCAGTTTACGGTTTCTAAAGAGGCACAAGATTTTTTCTGGGGAGAAGAAGCTAGTCTTTCCCCTACGGTTAAGCTGTTAAAGCAGGCGATGGATCTCGATGAGGTATTGGGGTTGGCAGTGCAGTTTGGTTTGAGCAATATGTCTGCCCCCACGCAGCCTAACGCGCCTAGTTTTTGGTCGCTCAACGGTACTATCGGTTTGTGGTGTCAGGGAGAAATAAGTACCTATCCCCATGGTCGATTGCTAACTCCGGTTAGTCATTTTGAGAATAGTGGCGATAAGCCTAACGGTATAGCTGCCAAGAGTAAAGCAAAGATGCTCTCTAACCTTTCCGTTCGGGTTGATGCTGATGGTGTTAGTCTGAATGCGATCGCCTCAGTACCTTGTTTGGGTCGCGCATCCCAGTCTGGGCCAGGACCTACTCACGCGCTCGGTCCTAAACGGGATATGGGTGAATGGGAACTGCGTACCCGCAAAACTCAACAGTTAGTAGCGCGAATTCCCCAATCGGCTTATCAACAGGAAGCCTATCAACTTACTAGTGGAATTATCGACGTACCTCTAGCAACGACTTGGTCAGATTTAAGAAATTCCGTCGAACGAGAAGGTTTGTGTTTAATTGGCACAATGGCAGACGGACAAAAACAACTGCTGGTTCGCGAGCAAGAGATTAATCTCCAGATTGATGATGCCTGTCTGTTTGTCGAATTTCCCGAGCGCCAAAACCAAAACGACTATGCTGTAGAAGTAGAGGTACGCTCTTTTGTTCGAGGACAGCCCGCATCTGTCGATGCTGTATATGTGCGTCAGTATTACAACCCCAAAGGATTTCCCCAGCTACGTTACGAGTTTGAGAACGATCCTGCTAATGCTAATCGTGCTTTTCACTTTCCTCCCAGTAGCGAATTAAATATTTTGGAATTTAAACCAGGCAAGCAAACGGCAGCAGGGGATTTTTCCTCTAGCTGTACTCTGTTTACGAATGAGGACGGATGTGGTTGGTTAACCCTGCGCGGTCAGCAAGCGGGAACTACGAGAGTACTGTTATCCGCAGATCTGCAAGATAACCCGTGCAATGGCGATCTCCCCGATGAGGCAGAAATTAGCTACGACAACGAGGATCGCCTGGGTTTTTGGGCTGGTGCTGGGTCGTTTGCGGCTCGAGTCATGGGTAATGACTGGCATTTAGACGATATACCCACTGAAGAAGTTGATTTTGACTTAATTTACCGAGAAATACTGGCTTATTATGAGCTGTGCTTTTCTTTTATGAAGGCAGAAGTTTTTAGTTTAGCCGACAAGTGCAAGGTGGAAACTTATGCCCGCCTGATGTGGCAGATGTCCGACCCCCGCAACCGTAATAAAACCTACTATATGCCCCCAACCAGGGATATGTCCCAACCAAAAACCATGCTTTTATATAAGTATTTACAAAATCAACAGCAAGTTGGCTATGTACCCCAAGCGACTCCCGTAGCCAAGCCTACTCAGCGGACAATTCAAACCCGCGAAGAATTAGTTGTTGCCTTGCGACAGGCAGCAGAACTGGAAGTAGCGGTTATGTTGCAATATATCTATGCAGCTTATTCTATACCTAATCACGTTACTGGTCAGGAGTATGTGCGTCAGGGTTTGTGGACTCCCGAACAGCTGACCTTAGCCTGTGGCGACGGTCGAGAAGCGAGGAACTATGGCATGAGAGGGGTGTTGCTAGAAATTTCTCACGAGGAAATGATCCACTTTTTGTTGGTTAATAATATTTTGATGGCAATGGGAGAACCCTTTTATCCCGCCAACCCTGACTTTGCCAAGATCAATCAGTCTTTTCCTCTTGAGGTAGACTTGGCTCTCGAACCTTTGAACATGACCAGCGTACAGCGATTTATGCGTCTGGAGATGCCCGACTTTTTAGAAGAGGACTTAATCGACGACGATCGCTCGTCTGACGACCCCATGACCGATCGCTTCCACAGTTATGGTTCTTTGAGCGAACTGTACCGTCAAATCCGCGAAGCGATCGCCAATCTTCCCGACTTGTTCTTGGCTAAAAAAGGTAATGTTGGTGGCGAACACCATATATTTTTACGGTCAGATTTTAACCAGAAGCATCCAGACTATCAGCTACAGGTAGATGATGTAGATAGTGCCTTGTTTGCCGTCGATTTAATCGCCGAACAGGGAGAAGGATGCAATGCCGACTCCCCCAAGTTTGACAAATCTCACTACCAACAGTTTCGGCGCATGGCAGAAGCCCTATCGCAACAGCAGTTTGCTGGAGAGAACAAACTCCGCCCAGGACTGTGCTGGAATCCCGCCTATCCTGCCCTACGCAATCCCACTCTCCACTATCAAGACCGCAATACCAACGTAGTGACGGCTGCCGAAACCAGAAAGGTGATGCAAATCTGTAACGAATGCTATTTTCTGATGATGCAAATCATGGTGCAGCATTTCGGGTTGATGCCTAACGCTAGTTTACGTCGCTCAAAACTGATGAATGCTGCCATAGACCTGATGACTGGTATGGTGCGACCCCTAGGAGAATTATTAACCACAATGCCTTCTGGCAAACGGGGCAGAACAGCAGGACCCTCGTTCGCAATGGTAACATCACCTGCTTATATTCCCAAGCCAGAGGTGGCATATACGTCGATTGCTCGTCGCCTTGAGAAATTGAGCGATCGGGCTAAAGAATGCGAGTCCATTAGCTCTGCGGTTCGGGAAATGCTGGATTTTTACACCAAGTTTTTTGACGAGATGGCACAGTCATCGATCGCTGGCTAGCGAATATTAAACGCCGAATTAAGAAATTACTTTTAAAGCTGGAGTTGTTTGCAGAATGAATAAGACGATTGAAACGCAAGTACTAATTGTTGGTGGGGGTCCCGTAGGATTAGCGATGGCTCACGAACTAAGTTATCAGGGAATAGATTGTTTGCTATTAGAAAAGTCTGACGGGGTGGTTATCGACCCGAAAGTTAGTACCGTAGGACCGCGATCGATGGAGTTTTGTCGGCGTTGGGGTATTGCCCCACAGATCCGCGATGCGGGCTGGCCTAAAGACCATCCCCTAGATGTGGCTTGGGTTACAAGGGTTGGCGGTCACGAAATCTTCCGTATTCCCTTTCCTTCTTATAGTTCGCGATCGCAGCCCGAACATACCCCAGAACCAGAGCAAGTTTGTCCCCAAAA
It encodes:
- a CDS encoding FAD-dependent oxidoreductase, with translation MNIETILNYCQLANQGESKKVTILGAGIAGLVAAYELEKLGHQVEIFEGSSRIGGRIWTHRFGDEPDAPYGELGAMRIPKEHQHTLHYVREMGLEDKLSKFTTIFEEQNALMNIQNQVFRMKDAPRIFAERYQTSLFAKDYSEKTCLFAAWLKTIVDAIAPGDLRASFDQDLESHLMDDLEKLDLEPFVNENGDKIDLRSFIKANPSFRAACSKDLDMFLSDISVETSQDLLQLEGGMDQLIHRLVAAIKAPIKYNRKVVALDVKENSVKVSWTENGKVKTRNCDNVVCTIPFSILKKIKLSGFDEQKLASIGNTVYCPATKVAFHCAESFWEKEGIKGGASFTGEGIRQTYYPSVKFNPSQGSALLASYTIGDDAVRLGNMLEKQRYSYVQDVVSQIHPEINTSGMVVDGATMAWGNYEWGGGGCTVPWGGDNSNGFDRELNYLEAARPQNQLFFAGEHCSKYHAWIQGSIESALEAVYELVAHQPVVQIKNTTLIPLECEVACNVPLAA
- a CDS encoding ferritin-like protein, translating into MSIFTFPRLHFQGFARIHAPTGHKNGLVDLSNNNVYQDGKPFDLHRPISEYHQYLQQKGPQFNAQGQWDEAGAFSMAKGWDFEGNGHFAIEAQIVSIQRERGKIDRHDPVVGRSVDMWGHHNEYLGTTVNRARIFDCDPASNWTTTIMVGQLTFGRKGSSQEVPNMLSAPVEGLQPARWQNFDYIQELPEHCLNSEFKRASVHQFTVSKEAQDFFWGEEASLSPTVKLLKQAMDLDEVLGLAVQFGLSNMSAPTQPNAPSFWSLNGTIGLWCQGEISTYPHGRLLTPVSHFENSGDKPNGIAAKSKAKMLSNLSVRVDADGVSLNAIASVPCLGRASQSGPGPTHALGPKRDMGEWELRTRKTQQLVARIPQSAYQQEAYQLTSGIIDVPLATTWSDLRNSVEREGLCLIGTMADGQKQLLVREQEINLQIDDACLFVEFPERQNQNDYAVEVEVRSFVRGQPASVDAVYVRQYYNPKGFPQLRYEFENDPANANRAFHFPPSSELNILEFKPGKQTAAGDFSSSCTLFTNEDGCGWLTLRGQQAGTTRVLLSADLQDNPCNGDLPDEAEISYDNEDRLGFWAGAGSFAARVMGNDWHLDDIPTEEVDFDLIYREILAYYELCFSFMKAEVFSLADKCKVETYARLMWQMSDPRNRNKTYYMPPTRDMSQPKTMLLYKYLQNQQQVGYVPQATPVAKPTQRTIQTREELVVALRQAAELEVAVMLQYIYAAYSIPNHVTGQEYVRQGLWTPEQLTLACGDGREARNYGMRGVLLEISHEEMIHFLLVNNILMAMGEPFYPANPDFAKINQSFPLEVDLALEPLNMTSVQRFMRLEMPDFLEEDLIDDDRSSDDPMTDRFHSYGSLSELYRQIREAIANLPDLFLAKKGNVGGEHHIFLRSDFNQKHPDYQLQVDDVDSALFAVDLIAEQGEGCNADSPKFDKSHYQQFRRMAEALSQQQFAGENKLRPGLCWNPAYPALRNPTLHYQDRNTNVVTAAETRKVMQICNECYFLMMQIMVQHFGLMPNASLRRSKLMNAAIDLMTGMVRPLGELLTTMPSGKRGRTAGPSFAMVTSPAYIPKPEVAYTSIARRLEKLSDRAKECESISSAVREMLDFYTKFFDEMAQSSIAG